The Hyla sarda isolate aHylSar1 unplaced genomic scaffold, aHylSar1.hap1 scaffold_1046, whole genome shotgun sequence genome has a segment encoding these proteins:
- the LOC130299325 gene encoding histone H1B-like, whose protein sequence is MAETAPAAAPPAEPAAKSKKQPKKSAAKKSHKPSGPSVSELLVKAVSASKERSGVSLAALKKALAAGGYDVDKNNSRLKLAIKGLVTKGTLLQVKGSGASGSFKINKNQLETKDKAAKKKPAAAAKKPAAAKKATKSPKKPKKAPSAAKSPKKAKKPAAAKSPKKAKKPAAAKSPKKPKAAPKKVTKSPAKKAAKPKAAKSPAKKVTKAKKSAAKK, encoded by the coding sequence ATGGCAGAAACCGCACCAGCCGCTGCTCCTCCCGCCGAACCGGCCGCAAAATCCAAGAAGCAGCCGAAGAAATCAGCCGCCAAGAAAAGCCACAAACCCTCCGGTCCCAGCGTGTCCGAGCTGCTCGTTAAAGCCGTGTCCGCCTCTAAGGAGCGCAGTGGGGTGTCTCTGGCCGCCCTGAAGAAGGCTCTGGCTGCCGGAGGATACGATGTAGACAAGAACAACAGCCGCCTGAAGCTGGCCATCAAGGGGCTGGTGACCAAGGGAACCCTGCTCCAGGTGAAAGGCAGCGGCGCCTCCGGATCCTTCAAGATCAACAAGAACCAGCTGGAGACTAAGGACAAGGCGGCCAAGAAGAAGCCGGCGGCTGCGGCCAAGAAGCCTGCAGCAGCTAAGAAAGCGACCAAATCCCCTAAGAAGCCAAAGAAGGCTCCGAGCGCGGCCAAGAGCCCGAAGAAAGCCAAGAAGCCTGCAGCGGCCAAGAGTCCGAAGAAAGCCAAGAAGCCTGCAGCGGCCAAGAGCCCCAAGAAGCCGAAGGCTGCTCCCAAGAAGGTGACCAAGAGCCCGGCTAAGAAGGCGGCCAAACCCAAAGCTGCCAAGAGCCCGGCTAAGAAGGTGACTAAAGCCAAGAAGAGCGCGGCTAAGAAATAA